Below is a genomic region from Enterobacteriaceae endosymbiont of Donacia cinerea.
ATAGGCATATTATTTGTAATATAAAAAATAATATTAATTTATTATATATTGATAGACATTTTATTCATGAGGTAACTTCACCTCAAGCTTTTCAAGAATTAAGAAATAAAAATAGAAAAGTTTATAGATCAAATAAAACTTTTGCAACTATGGATCATAATGTATCTACTAAAATAAAAGATATAAATGCATCTAGTTATATAGCTAAAAAACAAATGGAAACACTTATAAAAAATTGTAATGATTTTAATATTAAATTATACGATATTTATAATCCTAAAAATGGGATAGTTCATGTTATAGGTCCAGAACAAGGTCTTACATTGCCAGGAATGATTATTGTATGTGGAGATTCACATACTTCTACTCATGGAGCATTTGGTTCATTAGCTTTTGGAATAGGTACTTCAGAAGTAGAACATGTATTAGCAACTCAAACTTTAAAACAAGAACGTGCTAAAAACATGTTAATAAATATTAATGGTAATATATCCAAAAATATTACAGCAAAAGATATAATCTTATCAATAATTAGAAAAGTTGGTATTAGTGGGGGTAATGGATATATTATTGAATTTAATGGTAATGTTATAAAAAAATTAAGTATGGAATCAAGAATGACAATTTGTAATATGTCTATTGAAATGGGTGCTAAATCAGGATTAATTGCACCTGATAATATAACTTTATCTTATTTAAAAAATAAAAAATTCGCTCCTAAAAAATACTTATGGAAAAAAGCTTTAGAATATTGGAAAACATTATATAGTGATTGTAATG
It encodes:
- the leuC gene encoding 3-isopropylmalate dehydratase large subunit → MGKTLYEKIYDRHIICNIKNNINLLYIDRHFIHEVTSPQAFQELRNKNRKVYRSNKTFATMDHNVSTKIKDINASSYIAKKQMETLIKNCNDFNIKLYDIYNPKNGIVHVIGPEQGLTLPGMIIVCGDSHTSTHGAFGSLAFGIGTSEVEHVLATQTLKQERAKNMLININGNISKNITAKDIILSIIRKVGISGGNGYIIEFNGNVIKKLSMESRMTICNMSIEMGAKSGLIAPDNITLSYLKNKKFAPKKYLWKKALEYWKTLYSDCNAKFDKIINIDITKLTPQISWGTNPEQIIGINENIPLINSYKNHNKKKLAIKALKYMALNEGIKLINIKINKVFIGSCTNSRIEDLRIAAKVVLGKKISPHVTAIVVPGSNVVKEQAEKEGLDKIFKNAGFEWRYSGCSMCLAMNDDKLQPGERCASTSNRNFEGRQGRNSRTHLVSPLIAAITALYGCFININ